A single Cryomorphaceae bacterium DNA region contains:
- a CDS encoding YceI family protein: MKRFIYTLCIALLAASCAPNSGGNEGTSETEEAKGENCYYVFNADSTSMTWTGYKFTEKVGVSGTFTEIVTANIQNAPSIMDAVANTEFKIPITSVESNNEDRNKKIIDYFFGSINTEVIYGRVAGLSGTEQSGEAEVIITMNNQEVQVIMPYTFQDGVLNMSAVIDIFEWNGQMGVERLNEACYDLHKSADGVSKLWPDVKIELNAVFDTVCE, encoded by the coding sequence ATGAAAAGATTTATTTACACCCTTTGCATCGCCTTGTTAGCAGCCTCATGTGCACCAAACTCAGGAGGCAACGAAGGAACCTCGGAAACGGAAGAAGCGAAAGGTGAGAACTGCTACTACGTGTTCAATGCAGATTCAACAAGCATGACTTGGACTGGATATAAGTTCACGGAAAAAGTAGGGGTTAGCGGGACGTTTACCGAGATAGTTACCGCCAATATCCAAAATGCACCCAGTATAATGGATGCAGTGGCCAACACCGAGTTTAAGATTCCGATTACATCTGTAGAGTCCAACAATGAGGATCGCAATAAGAAGATCATCGATTATTTTTTCGGGAGCATAAATACGGAAGTGATTTACGGTCGTGTAGCTGGTCTTTCAGGTACGGAACAAAGCGGAGAGGCGGAAGTCATTATCACCATGAATAATCAAGAGGTTCAGGTGATTATGCCCTATACTTTCCAGGATGGCGTATTGAACATGTCTGCGGTCATTGACATCTTCGAATGGAATGGCCAAATGGGCGTAGAGCGCTTGAATGAAGCCTGCTACGATCTTCACAAGAGTGCGGATGGCGTTTCTAAGCTATGGCCCGACGTTAAAATTGAATTAAACGCCGTGTTCGACACCGTCTGCGAATAA
- a CDS encoding bifunctional 5,10-methylene-tetrahydrofolate dehydrogenase/5,10-methylene-tetrahydrofolate cyclohydrolase (catalyzes the formation of 5,10-methenyltetrahydrofolate from 5,10-methylenetetrahydrofolate and subsequent formation of 10-formyltetrahydrofolate from 5,10-methenyltetrahydrofolate), whose amino-acid sequence MQLIDGKATAAAIKEEIAEEVKALRADGHKIPHLAVILVGEDGGSKSYVAGKIRDCEQVGFNSTLITMDDSVTEEQLLDEVAALNADEDIDGFIVQLPLPKHIDEQKVIEAVDPRKDVDGFHPSNYGRMALGLDAFLPATPMGILELLKRYEIETSGKHCVVLGRSHIVGAPMAVLMGQNSYPGNATVTMAHSRTQNLTELTQSADILIVGIGKPEFVTADMVKEGAVVIDVGTTRVPSTETKSGYRLKGDVEFSSVSAKASALTPVPGGVGPMTRAALLLNTLKAIKQ is encoded by the coding sequence ATGCAGCTGATTGACGGAAAAGCCACGGCGGCGGCCATTAAAGAAGAAATTGCCGAAGAAGTAAAGGCCCTGCGGGCCGATGGTCACAAAATCCCGCATTTAGCCGTCATACTCGTAGGAGAGGACGGAGGTTCTAAGAGCTATGTCGCGGGGAAAATCCGCGACTGCGAGCAAGTTGGTTTCAACTCTACGCTCATTACCATGGACGATTCGGTCACCGAAGAGCAACTGCTCGATGAAGTGGCCGCTCTAAACGCCGATGAGGACATTGACGGTTTTATTGTTCAGCTACCTCTTCCAAAACATATTGATGAGCAGAAGGTCATTGAGGCCGTGGACCCCCGGAAGGATGTCGACGGTTTTCACCCTTCGAACTACGGACGTATGGCTCTGGGCTTAGATGCCTTTTTGCCCGCTACGCCTATGGGGATTCTCGAGCTATTGAAGCGTTACGAAATTGAAACCTCAGGAAAACATTGCGTTGTCCTTGGACGTAGTCACATTGTCGGAGCGCCGATGGCTGTTCTGATGGGTCAAAACAGCTACCCTGGAAATGCTACAGTTACCATGGCTCACAGCCGTACACAAAACCTAACAGAATTGACGCAATCCGCAGATATACTTATTGTAGGCATCGGCAAACCCGAGTTCGTCACTGCGGATATGGTCAAGGAAGGCGCTGTTGTCATTGACGTCGGGACCACGCGAGTCCCTTCGACAGAAACCAAAAGTGGCTATCGACTCAAAGGCGATGTGGAGTTCTCTAGCGTTTCGGCCAAGGCCTCCGCTCTGACACCCGTTCCTGGTGGAGTGGGCCCCATGACAAGAGCAGCACTGCTGTTGAATACTTTAAAAGCGATTAAACAATAA
- a CDS encoding succinylglutamate desuccinylase/aspartoacylase family protein codes for MLQTELKTTLVDRVILEIDSGIPGPTLLVIGGIHGNEPSGVEALERIREAFNRGTIKLNQGRILALRGNRRALTEEVRYIKRDLNRLWKWDFQHQCPIDPTSEDPDDEYDEYCDLQYRIHRAIEEREGPICFLDLHTTSAVSPPFIMVGDTLRNRDLVDGIPVPIVLGVEEQLDGPLLSYINELGHLSVGFEAGQHQAEESADAHEALVKVILYRLGMLNEEYVAVVDSALDQLAELGGHLSNFFEVRHRHGITAEDEFVMKPGYANFQKVERGQILAKDKDGMIQMPEEGRVFMPLYQKQGNDGFFQIRRIKRFWLGLSRILRRLGVYRILPLLPGVQRADKNPLLLTINTKIAGIYPREIFHLLGYRKIRKSEGVLSMQKRPFDFEEPPLPNRS; via the coding sequence GTGCTCCAAACCGAACTGAAAACTACCTTGGTCGATCGCGTCATTCTCGAAATAGACAGTGGCATTCCTGGACCTACCCTTTTGGTCATAGGAGGAATACACGGAAACGAGCCTTCTGGTGTTGAAGCGCTCGAAAGAATACGCGAGGCCTTTAATCGTGGCACGATAAAGCTAAATCAGGGAAGAATTCTTGCATTACGAGGCAATCGCAGAGCACTCACTGAAGAAGTTCGCTATATCAAAAGAGATTTAAACCGCCTTTGGAAATGGGACTTTCAACATCAATGTCCTATTGATCCAACTTCGGAAGATCCAGATGATGAATACGACGAATACTGTGATCTTCAATACCGAATTCATCGGGCCATTGAAGAACGCGAAGGCCCTATCTGCTTCTTAGACCTACACACGACGTCTGCAGTCAGCCCTCCCTTCATCATGGTCGGAGATACTCTTAGAAATAGGGACTTGGTCGACGGGATTCCGGTTCCCATAGTCTTAGGCGTAGAAGAGCAGTTGGATGGCCCTCTCTTGAGCTATATCAATGAACTAGGGCATCTGTCGGTGGGATTTGAAGCTGGGCAGCATCAGGCTGAAGAATCAGCTGACGCCCATGAGGCCTTAGTCAAGGTCATTCTTTATCGACTAGGAATGCTCAACGAAGAGTACGTAGCTGTTGTGGATAGTGCTCTAGACCAATTGGCGGAACTGGGCGGTCATTTGTCTAATTTCTTTGAAGTTCGACATCGACATGGTATTACTGCGGAAGACGAATTTGTCATGAAGCCGGGCTATGCCAACTTCCAAAAGGTCGAACGCGGTCAAATACTTGCAAAGGATAAAGATGGAATGATTCAAATGCCAGAGGAAGGCCGTGTATTCATGCCGCTATATCAGAAGCAAGGAAATGACGGGTTCTTCCAGATCCGGCGGATCAAACGCTTCTGGCTCGGACTATCTAGAATTCTTCGAAGACTAGGTGTTTACAGGATTCTGCCCCTGCTGCCAGGAGTTCAGAGGGCTGACAAGAATCCTCTCCTCTTGACGATAAACACCAAGATTGCCGGCATTTATCCACGAGAAATATTCCATCTATTGGGATATCGAAAAATTCGGAAAAGCGAAGGTGTTTTGTCCATGCAAAAAAGGCCCTTCGATTTCGAAGAGCCTCCTTTACCTAATAGGTCATAA